The DNA segment ACCACTTGCATTCAAAATCGCTTCCGGTTTATGAATATGTCCTAAAGCCACATAATCAAAGTCTTCAAAAATGGGACTGCTGACTTCCTCTGAACCACCAATCATTAATTCTTCTGAGCTATCTTCACTTGGTTTACTAACACCAAGAACGAATTGATGTGCCACTAGGATATTTCTTTGTTTTGTATCTAACTTTAAATCTTCTAATAAAAGATGATAACCTTCTTTTAAACGAGGTGTTTCTTCTAAATGAAGAGCATTTTTAATATCAAAGCGATTCATGTAGGGGATGCTATAGATATAAATTGGTCCATATTCATCCTTTAAGACAATAGCTTGGTTTGAATAGTTGGTTTGTAGATAGATATCGCCTTGCTTGAAAAAGCTTGAACCAAAGGCTAAGCGGGATGAACTATCATGATTGCCACTGATTAAAATTACTTTGATTTCCTTTTCATGCAGTGCTTTTAAGAAGTTATTTAAAACTCCCACTGCTTCGATACTTGGAACTGATTTATCGTAAATATCACCCGCTATTAATAGACAATCCACTTTTTTTATTTCTAGTTGTTGTAAAATTTGGTTTAAAATATATCTTTGATCTTCTAAAAAAGAATGACCATTTACCACCTTTCCCAAGTGCAAATCGCCAATATGTGCAAACTTCATATAGCCTCTTTCTGCTTTTATTATAGCAAACAAAAAACAGAATCAGTTTCCTAACTCTGTTTCATAAAATTAGAAAATTAAAATCACCAATTCTCGCTATGGATTAAGACATATCTTATGTGCATAGCAAGCCCAACTGGAATATAGGAATATTTAGTCAAAGAAGGAACAAGATTCTTTGGCTTGAAAATTATAAACAAAGCAACACCAAATACAATCAAAATTCCTATCTCAATTAAATTCTTTCTTCTTATTTCTTCTAAGTCAATAACACTAAAAGTGATACAACCTATTATGAAAATCAAAGCATTCACAAAATCAGCCTGTGAAAACCATCCTATCAACAAGGAAATAGCGATATTCGCTATCATGATGATTCTTTTCTGCTGTTTAGTAAACATAATAATCAATCATCTTATATCTATGAACCCATCCTCTTGAGCCCATATTGCTTTCCTCACATTGAAATTTTGTTCGTGTTGTAAAGGTTCTCTTAGAAGGATAATTTCTATGTGCTAAGGCATCATCAATGGCAGTTATTATTTTATTATCTGACAATACTATACCCACTGCGATACCTATACCAATATTCCCAAGAATACCTGTTCCAGCACCAAGCAA comes from the Bulleidia sp. zg-1006 genome and includes:
- a CDS encoding exonuclease SbcCD subunit D, producing the protein MKFAHIGDLHLGKVVNGHSFLEDQRYILNQILQQLEIKKVDCLLIAGDIYDKSVPSIEAVGVLNNFLKALHEKEIKVILISGNHDSSSRLAFGSSFFKQGDIYLQTNYSNQAIVLKDEYGPIYIYSIPYMNRFDIKNALHLEETPRLKEGYHLLLEDLKLDTKQRNILVAHQFVLGVSKPSEDSSEELMIGGSEEVSSPIFEDFDYVALGHIHKPEAILNASGRIRYSGSPLAYSKAEANQSKTMPIFSLKEKGSLEIELIPLQPRHEVKFIKATIKDVLMGIKAVDSMDYLYFELSDEYFPYTSISEIAKKYPNYMSIIPAKRKYNLQQTQSNTNMKSLNPLEIIATWYQQVSGHDLSDEQLAWVQKIWNEGEKE